Proteins from one Setaria italica strain Yugu1 chromosome V, Setaria_italica_v2.0, whole genome shotgun sequence genomic window:
- the LOC101755433 gene encoding uncharacterized protein LOC101755433 isoform X4 encodes MAAASVWLLQLPPPALHNSLSHPSNQPSSACPPLHKKPRGDLLCCASSGASSSVVAKEQEEAVAAPSEEGYEPALLSYKDDPNFRGCRGCGREELERGCNGEGRIQGGIAAVPGFGWWPIKAYRPCPGFVASGGRYRRQGQSMDDVASGRGKKVSPAKKK; translated from the exons ATGGCAGCAGCCTCCGTGTGGCTGCTGCAGCTCCCTCCCCCTGCTCTCCACAACTCCCTCTCCCACCCAAGCAACCAACCTTCCTCTGCATGTCCTCCACTGCACAAGAAGCCAAGAGGAGATCTTCTCTGCTGCGCTTCATCGGGCGCCTCGTCTTCTGTGGTGGCCAAGGAGCAAGAGGAAGCAGTCGCTGCTCCTTCAGAAGAAGGATATGAGCCTGCACTCCTTAGCTACAAGGACGACCCCAACTTCAG GGGCTGTAGGGGCTGCGGCAGGGAAGAGCTTGAGAGGGGCTGCAATGGTGAGGGGCGGATCCAAGGGGGCATAGCCGCCGTCCCGGGCTTCGGCTGGTGGCCGATCAAGGCCTACCGCCCGTGCCCCGGCTTCGTCGCGTCAGGCGGCCGCTACCGGCGCCAGGGCCAAAGCATGGATGACGTTGCATCCGGCAGGGGAAAGAAAGTCTCTCCAGCCAAGAAGAAGTAA
- the LOC101755433 gene encoding uncharacterized protein LOC101755433 isoform X3, with translation MAAASVWLLQLPPPALHNSLSHPSNQPSSACPPLHKKPRGDLLCCASSGASSSVVAKEQEEAVAAPSEEGYEPALLSYKDDPNFRGCRGCGREELERGCNGEGRIQGGIAAVPGFGWWPIKAYRPCPGFVASGGRYRRQGQSMDDVASGRGKKVSPAKKNDK, from the exons ATGGCAGCAGCCTCCGTGTGGCTGCTGCAGCTCCCTCCCCCTGCTCTCCACAACTCCCTCTCCCACCCAAGCAACCAACCTTCCTCTGCATGTCCTCCACTGCACAAGAAGCCAAGAGGAGATCTTCTCTGCTGCGCTTCATCGGGCGCCTCGTCTTCTGTGGTGGCCAAGGAGCAAGAGGAAGCAGTCGCTGCTCCTTCAGAAGAAGGATATGAGCCTGCACTCCTTAGCTACAAGGACGACCCCAACTTCAG GGGCTGTAGGGGCTGCGGCAGGGAAGAGCTTGAGAGGGGCTGCAATGGTGAGGGGCGGATCCAAGGGGGCATAGCCGCCGTCCCGGGCTTCGGCTGGTGGCCGATCAAGGCCTACCGCCCGTGCCCCGGCTTCGTCGCGTCAGGCGGCCGCTACCGGCGCCAGGGCCAAAGCATGGATGACGTTGCATCCGGCAGGGGAAAGAAAGTCTCTCCAGCCAAGAAGAA
- the LOC101755433 gene encoding uncharacterized protein LOC101755433 isoform X2, with amino-acid sequence MAAASVWLLQLPPPALHNSLSHPSNQPSSACPPLHKKPRGDLLCCASSGASSSVVAKEQEEAVAAPSEEGYEPALLSYKDDPNFRGCRGCGREELERGCNGEGRIQGGIAAVPGFGWWPIKAYRPCPGFVASGGRYRRQGQSMDDVASGRGKKVSPAKKKREGAAPE; translated from the exons ATGGCAGCAGCCTCCGTGTGGCTGCTGCAGCTCCCTCCCCCTGCTCTCCACAACTCCCTCTCCCACCCAAGCAACCAACCTTCCTCTGCATGTCCTCCACTGCACAAGAAGCCAAGAGGAGATCTTCTCTGCTGCGCTTCATCGGGCGCCTCGTCTTCTGTGGTGGCCAAGGAGCAAGAGGAAGCAGTCGCTGCTCCTTCAGAAGAAGGATATGAGCCTGCACTCCTTAGCTACAAGGACGACCCCAACTTCAG GGGCTGTAGGGGCTGCGGCAGGGAAGAGCTTGAGAGGGGCTGCAATGGTGAGGGGCGGATCCAAGGGGGCATAGCCGCCGTCCCGGGCTTCGGCTGGTGGCCGATCAAGGCCTACCGCCCGTGCCCCGGCTTCGTCGCGTCAGGCGGCCGCTACCGGCGCCAGGGCCAAAGCATGGATGACGTTGCATCCGGCAGGGGAAAGAAAGTCTCTCCAGCCAAGAAGAA